One part of the Vicia villosa cultivar HV-30 ecotype Madison, WI linkage group LG6, Vvil1.0, whole genome shotgun sequence genome encodes these proteins:
- the LOC131614749 gene encoding uncharacterized mitochondrial protein AtMg00820-like: MISQSLHYEKISRQHKAYLVTITSDDGPKSYSQAAKHEIWKEAMAQEIKALEVNETWEITILSEGRKVIGCKWVYMIKRKAIGEIEKYKARLVEKGLTQVKGEYFNETFAPVAKMTIARCSLTIAVAKG, translated from the coding sequence ATGATTTCACAATCCTTACACTATGAGAAAATTTCAAGACAACATAAAGCATATCTTGTAACCATCACTTCAGATGACGGACCTAAGTCATATAGTCAAGCAGCAAAACATGAAATATGGAAAGAAGCTATGGCTCAAGAAATTAAGGCTTTAGAAGTTAATGAGACTTGGGAAATAACCATCTTATCCGAAGGAAGAAAAGTGATAGGATGCAAATGGGTCTACATGATCAAACGTAAAGCTATAGGAGAAATTGAAAAATACAAAGCTCGTCTAGTAGAAAAGGGATTAACTCAAGTAAAgggtgaatattttaatgaaactTTTGCGCCTGTTGCTAAAATGACAATTGCTAGATGCTCACTTACTATTGCAGTAGCTAAAGGATGA
- the LOC131612463 gene encoding PRA1 family protein F3-like: MSSSSSAPHYSSLPSSSNSKPPNFISRATATTNPVFVTRRPWEEVFALYSFTRPYSISESTSRVKRNLNHFRVNYIMIILFVLFLSLLWHPISIIVFLVSLVAWFLLYFFREEPIVLFGRSIDDRVSAEVLAVVTMVALGFTGVWLNVLISVVVGVLVVVLHAAFRSTEDLYVDEHERYDGGLLSFAAGTPTKRTTGRSFN, translated from the coding sequence ATGTCTTCTTCTTCGTCAGCACCTCATTACAGTTCCCtcccttcatcttcaaactccAAACCTCCAAACTTCATCTCACGCGCCACCGCAACAACAAACCCCGTATTCGTCACGCGCAGACCATGGGAGGAAGTTTTCGCGCTCTACTCATTCACGCGCCCTTACTCAATCAGCGAATCCACTTCGCGCGTGAAGCGTAACCTCAACCACTTCCGCGTTAACTACATCATGATCATCCTCTTCGTCTTGTTCCTCAGTCTCCTATGGCATCCTATCTCGATCATCGTTTTCTTGGTCTCGCTCGTGGCTTGGTTTCTCCTCTACTTCTTCCGTGAAGAACCGATTGTTCTGTTTGGGCGTTCAATTGATGATAGGGTTTCTGCGGAGGTGCTGGCGGTGGTGACTATGGTGGCGTTAGGGTTTACCGGTGTTTGGTTGAACGTGTTGATTTCAGTTGTGGTTGGGGTTTTGGTTGTTGTGTTGCACGCTGCGTTTAGGAGTACGGAAGATTTGTATGTGGATGAACATGAGAGGTATGATGGAGGGTTACTTTCCTTTGCTGCGGGTACCCCTACAAAACGTACTACAGGTCGAAGTTTTAATTAA